In Streptomyces sp. 71268, the DNA window CGAGTAACCCTGGCGCAGCAGGGTGCGTTGGGCCCGGTGCAGGGCTCGTGCGGCGGGCGCGGTGAGGATGCACAGGGGCTGGCGGTAGCCGGCGATACGGGTGCCCACGAAGTTGTGCGGCGTGACGTAGCGCATCTCCTGGCGGATGGTGGGGTCGACGTCCTGGAGGGCCACGAACTCCCGTGGCGCGCGCGGCTCGTGTGACGCTTGGGCCGCCGGGGGCGCGGCGACGACGGTGAACAGGGCGGCGACTCCCGCGGCGAGCGTGCGCACGGCGGCGTTCCATCGAGACATGCCCCCAGGGTCTACCAGCCGACCGCGCTGGCCGAAAGGGGTGGTCGGCCGATTCCCGGGCATCGGCCCGCACCGGAACTCGCACGGCGCCGCGCGCAACCGGGGCGCGCGAGGTCTTGGGGAGGCCCGATCGCGGACGCGCCCGTGCGCACGGGAGTTGTCGCGCGTGACCGGCCGGACGGAACCACCCCCGTGGACCCCGCCCGGCCGGTCACGTTGAAGTGGACGCGGCAGGTCGATCGCTGGTTGCGTCCACTACGGTGCGGGGATGGACGAGCAGAGCCCCGCCTCCTATGACGCGTTCTGGCCCTACTACGTGGCGATGCACTCGCGTCCCGCGACACGCTGGGTCCACCTGGCCGGGACGCTGGGCGGCCTCGCCGTCGCGGCGTACGGCCTCGGGCGCGGGCGCCGTCGATGGGCGTTGGCCCTGCCGTTGCTCGGGTACGGCACGGCCTGGCCCGCGCACTTCCTCATCGAGGGCAACAATCCGGCCACCTTCGGGCATCCGCTGTGGTCGCTGCGCGGCGACGGGCGGATGATCGCGATGATGCTGACCGGGCGGGACGCGGAGCTGTCCCGGATCGCCCGCGCGTGGCTGGCGGCACATCCCGAGCGGGACCACCGACGGAGCGCGGGGACCGCGCTCGGCGAGGCGGGCTGAGAGCGGCGAGGACCGGGAACGGCGCGGACTGCGTGCGGTGCGGATTGAGAACGGCGCGGGCCGTGTGCCGTACGGGAGAACCGTACGGGCGCCGGAGTGCGCGGGGCGGCGGTGCGGTCGGTGCGGCAACTCCTGCGACATCTGGCCACCCGGCGATACCGGAGTGACGGACGGGTGTTGCGGACGCGGCGGCCACGTGGCGCGGCGGTGTTCCCGACCTTGACGGCCCATCAGGGCAGGACAACACTGCCCGTGGCGGGCGCCGTTCTACGCGGATAGCTTCGCTCCACGGCGAGTGGGGCGCACCCTGTCGGCGGTGGGCCGGGCCAGACCGGCGGTGGGCCGGTGTGCGGCGGCCCACGCCCCTCGCGGGTGGGCGCCCGCCTCGCGGCCCGCTGGGGTGGGCGTCCGGGTTCGCCACGGCGCCGTGGTCGCGAGCGATCCCCGCACACAGGGCCGAGGGCCGGCGGTGGCCCGGGCGCGAGGGCTGAGGAGCCGCATGAGCTATTCCCAGGGTGACATCTTCGTCGGCGAGACCATCGGCACCGCCATCCTGATCCTGTTCGGGGCCGGGGTGTGCGCCGCCGTCAACCTCAAGCGCTCGAAGGCCAGGTCGGCGGGGTGGGTCGCCATCGCCTTCGGCTGGGGGTTCGGCGTCATGGCCGGGGCGTACACGGCCGGGCCGCTCTCCGGCGGCCACCTCAATCCGGCGGTGACCGTCGGCATCGCGGTGGACACCGGC includes these proteins:
- a CDS encoding DUF962 domain-containing protein; its protein translation is MDEQSPASYDAFWPYYVAMHSRPATRWVHLAGTLGGLAVAAYGLGRGRRRWALALPLLGYGTAWPAHFLIEGNNPATFGHPLWSLRGDGRMIAMMLTGRDAELSRIARAWLAAHPERDHRRSAGTALGEAG